The proteins below are encoded in one region of Colias croceus chromosome 17, ilColCroc2.1:
- the LOC123698987 gene encoding ATP-dependent RNA helicase vasa translates to MDDEWDDACDVVVPPPPTRQYTKSYDDVDEGHSLSQGRGFTSFIEDEVNDFDKGSNGFGERRGRGGRGGGRGRGGRGGRGGFRERGDYESNGDYNDRGDGDRGDREERGERGRGRGRGRGGGGRGGGRGSGDEAPEGEEEKKAPVTYVPPEPTENEQEIFGSTISSGINFDKFDCIAVKVTGENPPRPIDSFETANLRKYVLDNILKSGYRKPTPIQKHAIPIIMDGRDLMGCAQTGSGKTAAFLLPIINTLLQDNRELVVGEDRCAQPQVIIVSPTRELTLQIFNEARKFSYGSIIKVAVAYGGTAVRHQGDQISKGCHILVATPGRLHDFVDRNRISFESVRFVVLDEADRMLDMGFIPSIEKMMDHATMVPSDKRQTLMFSATFPEDIQHLAGRFLNNYLFVAVGVVGGASTDVEQIFHQVAKYEKQTMLKKLVEDNDGKRILVFVETKRTADFIASLMSEQQMLTSSIHGDRMQKEREEALYNFKSGRHCILVATAVAARGLDIKNVDIVVNYDLPKSIDEYVHRIGRTGRVGNRGKAVSFFDAEKDAALVADLSKILRQAEQPVPDFLQGGGPATYKSNKYGGSDIRNFNNVSAPVETGQEPDEEW, encoded by the exons ATGGATGACGAATGGGACGATGCTTGTGATGTT GTTGTGCCGCCTCCACCAACACGACAATACACAAAGTCTTATGATGATGTTGACGAAGGTCACAGCTTGTCGCAGGGAAGAGGTTTTACATCATTTATAGAAGATGAAGTAAACG attttgaCAAAGGCAGCAATGGTTTTGGTGAGCGACGAGGCCGTGGAGGCCGAGGTGGCGGCAGAGGGCGCGGGGGACGCGGAGGTCGGGGTGGCTTCAGGGAACGGGGAGACTATGAATCAAATG gtgATTACAACGATAGAGGCGATGGCGACAGAGGGGATCGCGAGGAACGCGGTGAGCGTGGGCGCGGTCGGGGCAGAGGCCGCGGGGGCGGAGGCCGAGGTGGTGGCCGTGGTAGTGGGGATGAAGCACCCGAAGGTGAAGAGGAGAAGAAAGCGCCAGTGACTTACGTGCCCCCAGAGCCGACGGAGAACGAGCAGGAGATCTTTGGCAGCACCATCAGCTCGGGCATAAACTTTGACAAGTTCGACTGTATTGCTGTTAAG GTAACTGGCGAAAACCCCCCAAGGCCTATTGATAGCTTTGAGACTGCCAACTTGAGGAAATATGTACTGGACAACATCCTCAAGTCGGGATACAGAAAGCCGACGCCAATTCAAAAGCACGCCATTCCTATTATCATGGATGGCAGAGATTTGATGGGATGTGCCCAAACTGGTTCTGGAAAAACG GCTGCTTTCCTGCTTCCCATTATAAACACATTGCTACAAGATAACCGTGAATTAGTTGTTGGAGAAGACAGATGTGCTCAACCACAG GTTATAATAGTATCGCCAACACGAGAACTTACACTGCAAATATTCAATGAAGCTAGAAAGTTCTCATATGGGTCCATTATAAAAGTAGCCGTCGCATATGGTGGTACAGCAGTCCGCCATCAAGGTGACCAAATCTCT AAAGGCTGTCACATCCTAGTAGCGACGCCGGGCCGTTTACACGACTTCGTCGATCGCAACCGCATCTCCTTTGAGAGCGTTCGTTTCGTGGTGCTTGATGAAGCTGATCGTATGTTGGATATGGGTTTCATTCCGTCCATAGAGAAAATGATGGATCATGCCACTATGGTGCCTAGT GATAAACGCCAAACTCTCATGTTCTCGGCGACATTCCCGGAAGACATACAACACTTGGCGGGGCGTTTCCTCAACAATTACCTGTTCGTGGCGGTCGGTGTAGTCGGCGGTGCTAGTACAGATGTCGAACAGATATTCCATCAAGTTGCTAAATACGAGAAACAGACTATGCTTAAGAAACTCGTGGAAGATAATG ATGGCAAGCGTATACTAGTGTTCGTAGAAACGAAACGCACGGCGGACTTCATCGCGTCACTAATGTCGGAACAACAGATGCTGACGTCATCGATTCACGGTGACCGCATGCAAAAGGAGCGGGAAGAGGCGTTGTACAACTTTAAGAGCGGCCGCCATTGTATATTGGTGGCTACCGCTGTTGCTGCTAGGGGATTGG ATATTAAGAACGTGGATATAGTTGTAAACTATGACCTACCAAAGAGCATCGACGAGTATGTGCATCGCATTGGCCGTACGGGACGTGTTGGTAACCGCGGCAAGGCTGTATCATTCTTTGATGCTGAGaag GACGCGGCGCTCGTAGCAGACCTGTCAAAGATTCTGCGGCAAGCTGAACAACCGGTGCCCGATTTCCTGCAAGGCGGCGGCCCTGCCACCTACAAGAGCAATAAATACGGCGGCAGCGATATCCGA AACTTCAACAACGTGAGCGCGCCCGTAGAGACTGGTCAGGAACCAGACGAGGAGTGGTAA